One segment of Cinclus cinclus chromosome 30, bCinCin1.1, whole genome shotgun sequence DNA contains the following:
- the SLC39A5 gene encoding zinc transporter ZIP5 yields MSRPGLVLAVLGLLALGVGGTPGTPGRLPEDAAQEHGYYLRQLFGQYGENGTLPFEGLARLLGSLGLGRVQVVQIQHEELGHGHVSHLDLLEVQEDKHRHRHPVWEHGGDAPSPTGPHSPPPSHTPSWSKAVPAEPPGAGGVSRQYQPTLSLLGRVLGLEHSSADHPHDDCLNVTQLLVNFGLDSVPQLTPEQFTLLCPALLYQIDSRVCIQHSDEVTLPPPGGALWPALGWGLLAVLSVSLPSALAVLLAPLLSRGSLRSLLAFLVALAVGTLCGDALLHLWPHAQGRHPEVPGDPDPAVLQGLAVLGGIYLLFLLELLLGKLRRRREATGHPHGETPGLPAAVLAASRAGTELRHLTAPDPELELRPPEPPQEPPKGPSHGHSHGPALPLGPAAADIVWMVVLGDGVHNLTDGLAIGAAFSHSLSSGLSTALAVLCHELPHELGDLAVLLRAGTAPRSVLLLNLLSALLSCLGVLAGVVLGHSGTPLAPWLLTATAGIFLYVALADMLPEALRGSGEGTWSRFLLQNAGFLLGAAIMLGIALAEGHLRSWLQP; encoded by the exons ATGAGCCGCCCTGGGCTCGTCCTggccgtgctggggctgctggctctgggggtCGGGGGGACCCCGGGGACCCCGGGACGGCTCCCGGAGGACGCGGCGCAGGAACACGGCTACTACCTGCGGCAGCTCTTCGGTCAGTACGGGGAGAACGGGACGCTGCCCTTCGAGGGGCTGGCGCGGCTGCTGGGCAGCCTCGGGCTGGGCAGGGTCCAGGTGGTCCAAATCCAACACGAGGAGCTGGGCCACGGCCACGTCAGTCACCTGGACCTGCTGGAGGTACAGGAGGACaagcaccggcaccggcacccgGTGTGGGAGCACGGCGGGGACGCCCCGAGCCCCACCGGACCGCACAG CCCCCCGCCCTCCCACACTCCGAGCTGGTCCAAAGCGGTGCCCGCCGAGCCCCCCGGTGCCGGGGGGGTCTCCCGGCAGTACCAGCCCACCCTCAGCCTGCTGGGGAGGGtcctgggcttggagcactCCAGCGCCGACCACCCGCACGATGAT TGCCTGAACGTGACCCAGCTGCTGGTGAATTTTGGGCTGGACTCGGTGCCGCAGCTGACGCCGGAGCAGTTCACGCTGCTGTGCCCGGCGCTGCTCTACCAGATCGACAGCCGCGTCTGCATCCAGCACAGCGATGAGGTGACGCTGCCTCCCCCGGGGGGGGCCCTGTGGCCAG ctctgggctgggggctCTTGGCCGTGCTGTCCGTGAGCCTCCCGTCCGCGCTGGCCGTGCTGCTGGCCCCGCTGCTGAGCCGCGGCTCCCTCCGCTCGCTCCTGGCCTTCCTGGTGGCCCTGGCCGTGGGGACACTCTGCGGGGACGCCCTGCTGCACCTCTGGCCGCAC GCGCAGGGGAGGCACCCGGAGGTTCCGGGGGATCCGGACCCCGCGGTGCTGCAGGGGCTGGCGGTGCTGGGGGGCATCTacctgctcttcctgctggagctgctcctgggcaaGCTGCGGCGTCGGCGGGAGGCCACG ggacacccccatGGAGAGACCCCCGGCCTGCCCGCGGCGGTCCTGGCAGCGTCACGGGCAG GGACCGAGCTGCGACACCTGACGGCACCGGACccggagctggagctgaggccccccgagcccccccaGGAGCCCCCCAAGGGACCCTCCCACGGACACTCCCACGGCCCCGCTCTGCCCCTCGGGCCCGCGGCCGCTGACATCGTGTGGATGGTGGTGCTGGGCGACGGCGTCCACAACCTGACGGACGGGCTGGCCATCG GAGCCGCCTTCTCGCACAGCCTCTCCAGTGGGCTCAGCACAGCGCTGGCCGTGCTCTGCCACGAGCTGCCCCACGAGCTGG GGGACCTGGCCGTGCTGCTGCGGGCGGGCACAGCCCCGCGCTCCGTCCTGCTCCTCAACCTTCTCTcggccctgctctcctgcctggggGTGCTCGCGGGGGTGGTCCTGGGCCACAGCGGGACTCCCCTCGCCCCCTGGCTCCTCACCGCCACCGCCGGCATCTTCCTCTACGTTGCCCTGGCCGATATG ctccccGAGGCGCTGCGGGGCTCCGGCGAAGGCACCTGGAGCCGGTTCCTGCTGCAGAACGCGGGGTTCCTGCTGGGCGCTGCCATCATGCTGGGCATCGCCCTGGCCGAGGGGCACCTCcgctcctggctgcagccctga
- the NABP2 gene encoding SOSS complex subunit B1, with protein MSSETLVKDVKPGLKNLNLIFIVLETGRVTKTKDGHEVRTCKVADKTGSINISVWDDVGNLIQPGDIIRLTKGYASVFKGCLTLYTGRGGDLQKIGEFCMVYSEVPNFSEPNPEYVAQQAQGKGAQTESAAPAAPPPPPGPPSAPPPAPESQNGNGLGPGGPPAHPPSGRITRSQPGPVSNGKETRRSGKR; from the exons ATGAGCTCCGAGACGCTGGTCAAGGACGTCAAACCAGGGCTCAAGAACCTCAACCTCATCTTCATCGTGCTGGAGACTG gCCGGGTGACCAAGACCAAGGACGGGCACGAGGTGCGCACGTGCAAGGTGGCCGACAAGACCGGGAGCATCAACATCTCCGTGTGGGACGATGTGGGGAACCTCATCCAGCCCGGGGACATCATCCGGCTCACCAAGGG CTACGCCTCGGTGTTCAAGGGCTGCCTGACACTCTACACCGGCCGAGGGGGAGACCTGCAGAAAATCGGAGA GTTCTGCATGGTCTATTCCGAGGTGCCCAATTTCAGCGAGCCCAACCCCGAGTACGTGGCACAGCAGGCACAGGGCAAAGGG gctCAGACCGAGAGCGCGGCCCCGGCAgcgcccccgccccccccgggccccccctccgcccccccCCCAG CCCCCGAGAGCCAGAACGGGAACGGGCTGGGCCCGGGGGGCCCCCCCGCGCACCCCCCGAGCGGCCGCATCACCCGGAGCCAGCCCGGCCCCGTCAGCAACGGCAAAGAGACCCGGAGGAGCGGCAAGAGATAA